A region of the Stutzerimonas stutzeri genome:
GTAGGTGTACTGCAGTTGTGCCCAGAGTTTCTCGGTGTCCACCGAATAGTCATCCGCGTCGTAGCCGGCGTACTTGACCGTTGCGACCAGCCCTTTGACCAGCGGGATGGCGCGGCTGTAACCGATGTTGATCTCTTCCCCGTACTGCTCGCTGCCGCGTTCGGCGCGGAAATCGTGGTACCAGGCCTGCAGCGTGCCGCCGAAGAGCGGTAGTGTGCCCCCCAGGTAAACGTCCTGCACACCGTCCGCCGGCGTCAGGAGGAAGGTGTCGGCCCAGCCCTGAAAGGCGTGCTTGGTGGCCAAAGGCGTCTGGAAGGCGCGATTGCCCGGCCCCGAGTCGCCGCCCAGTACTTCCACGCCCGCTTTCAAAGTCGCACCCTTGAGGGCATAGCCCAGCTCGGCCAGGTAGTACTCGCTGCTCAGCTCCTGAGGATTGCCGGCGTAGTCCTGCTGGCGAGCATATTCAAGCGCATAGCTGATGCCGTGGAGGCCACCATTCAGACGCAGACCTGTGGTTTTGCTGGACAGGGTGCCGAGCGCAGCGGCGGGTGCAGTGGCGATGTTGTCCAGTCCCAGCAGATAGCTGTAGGCGGTGGCCGTCAGCTCCGGTGAGTGCGCGTAGCGGGCGTTGAACAGATGGCTGTGGCCTTCGATATTGGCCGGGTTGGCGCGATTGTCGAAGCGGTTGTCGCCCGGGCCGAAGATTGTGTTGATGTTATCGATGTAGGCGTAAGTCAGCGTCAGCTTGTCGAGCGGTTGCAGCTGGCCCAGCACGCCGTCGTAGGTTTGTTCGTTCTGCCGCCAACCGACGCCACCGACGAAGCGCTGGTTGTCCAGATTGATGCGCTGGCGGCCAGCAATAGCGCTGCCGAACGCATGGTCGTAGCGCAACAGCGCCTGGTTGATCTCGCTGCCGTCAGGGTCCGGCACTGCCGAGTAGTCGGTTTGGCCGTTGCGGGTGCTGTTGTAGGCGGCATCACCCAATCGACTTACGTTGTCTGCTTCGACCAGAGCCGACAAGCCGTACCACTTGCCGGTCTGAAAGCCGACGCGAGTGCGCAGCGTCTGGGCGTTGGCGTGCTTGAGTGCGTTGTCCTGATCGACGTGCTCGTAGCGATAGCGCAGGTCCAGAATCGGCTTAGCGTCGGTGAATATGGTGCTGAAGTTTTCCTGGGCAAAAACCGCCGGACTGCATAGCAGGCCGGCGCTCAGCAGGTAGGAGGTCAGGTGATGTGGATGCAGGTTCTTCATGTGCCGCTCCTTGGTTGACATCGGAGCGAACGATAGGCTGCTTACTATTTTTGCCATTGACAGCCGTCAAGGCTGTAAAAATGCCTCTGGAAAGCACCTCACGGCCCGTTCCAGAGTCAGCCAGGGGTATCTCTAGCTATGTGCTGCGGCTTTCAGCATGCCGATATCATGTGCCGCTCGCCGAATCAGCGCGGCAGCGTTCGGAGCGGACTTATCCTGACCGTTCCGGCGCTCGCGGCGCCAATGCGCCATTGGCTGAAGTGCGCTGATATCTGATCGGGTAACCAGTTCTTCGAGTGATCGCTTGCTCATGTTCGCGTCCTCACATTGTGAGTTCGGTGGAGCGTCCTTGCGCCATGGGGAGTCCATGAGCAGACAATGCGCGATGATTGTTACAGTGGTTTGGCAACAGGGCCGAACCGGATAGTCGGTGCAGAGAGGAGGGTAGCTACCGCATCTGGGTGCAATCAGACTTCGGCAATGACGCTGACGCTGGTAATACCGGCGTTCCAGATCATCTCGTAATGTGCGGTCTGGATAATGGACAGTACGCGTCTTGGCGTTAGAAGAGCCCAGCAATGCTGGCCCGGATTTCGTACCGAGTGATAACGCAACCCGGGAAATCCACCCTGTCTGACCAGGCGACCGAACTGGCGAGAGTGGGTGTAATCATCAGCGTCGTAGATCGGTTCCGACATCGGCACACTCGTGGCGTCCAGCAGCCCAGCCTCGTTGAACTGACATGACAGCCCGCGGAAAACGAACCGCTCGAAGTTCAGACCTTCGACATTCGACCAGTATTGCTCTTGGTGATGCCTGACCTCTACTAGCGCCGTTTCCATGCTGTCGGCCAAATACAGCACGCCGTAGCTGCCATCGCTGAAGCGAGAACCCGCAGGATTGACGTGGGTGAATGGCGCCGTGGCGTAGGAGCAGCCCGGAATGCCAAACGGTATTTCTGATCGCGGGATCAGCTCGAGACGGCCAGTCTCGTTATGCAACCTCGGGTTAGTCAGCGCCTGAAGTTGATAGAGAATCTCGAACTCCTCGGCGTCGGCTACATCATCGAACAGATCGATGGGCGGAAACTTGGAGTTGACCAGCCGATAGGCCTGACAACGGGCATCGGCCCGCACGGGAAGCCCTTTCGGCACTACCACTGCGCGCCTCGCAAACTATCGATGCGACGGAACGACTCGTACAGGGAAATCATGTCGCCCTGAGCCATCACTTCCAGCGGCGATCGTCCATTGAAGAATTCGTTGTGATTGGGCATTGCCGCAAAGCCGTAAGTATTCTCCGGGTTATCGAACATCAGCCGCAGTGCCGCATGGATATTGAGAATAAAACTGACGCGCTGCATCTGGTCCGGATCCAGACTGACCGACCAATCGGTATTCCGCAGTTTGGCGCGTGCATGTGTACTGCGGGAAATACGCAGTATCCGACAGGCCTGTTCGGTAGACGCCTGCCATTTTTCAAGAATGTTCACCGCAGTACGAAGGCCGGCGGCGCACTGGTCTTTGGTAAACGCGGGTGCCTGAAGAGTCGCAGTCATGGCAATTGCTCGATTGATTCCATGGACTCAGCATAGCACTATATGTATCTGCAGATACAAATACGCGCGCACTATCTTTCTGGACATTGATAAGAGCAACAGCGCGTTGCGGTAAGTTCGATATGAACGTCAGCCAACAACCAAGCAGTAAATTGCGTTCAATGGATTTGACGTTCGCCAGGCGCTGCGGCCGTAACAGGAACGCTCGCGCCAATTGCATAAATGAACAATGCGCAAATGGCAGAACGGATGTACGAAGGCTGAAAGCCGCGTGAAGACTGGTGCCCGGAGCGGGGGTCGAACCCGCATACCCTTTCGGATGAGGGATTTTAAGTCCCTTGCGTATACCAATTTCGCCATCCGGGCGGAGGCTGCGTAGCAGTGCGCCGATGGGGAGTCGGCGGCGCAGGACTATAGCGAGCCTCCGGACACCACGCAACCCGAACGGCGCCGTTGCGTGGCCTCAGTCGCTGGAAACTGGCGAAACCTGCCACCAGCTCGGCAGCAGACGGCGTATCTGCGGCCGGCCGAAACGGTCGTCGATCAGGTGCACGACGCCTTCATCGCTCTGTGTGCGGATAACCCGCCCCGCAGCCTGCACGACTTTCTGCAGCCCGGGGTAGAGGTAGGTGTAGTCGTAACCCAGGCCGCGGCCGAATAGCTGCTCAAGGCGTGCCTTGAACTGCTCGTTGACCGGATTGACCTGTGGCAGGCCGAGGGTGGCGATAAAAGCGCCAATCAAGCGGTTGCCTGGCAGGTCGATGCCTTCGGCGAATGCGCCGCCGAGCACCGCAAAACCGACGCCCTTGCTGTGTTCGGTGAATCGGTCGAGAAATGCACTGCGGGCCGCTTCCTGCATGCCGCGAGTCTGCTCCCAGAAGGGCACGTCCGGATACTGCTCGCGCAGCAGGGCGGTCACCTGTTGCAGGTAATCAAAGCTGCTGAAGAACGCCAGGTAGTTGCCGGCGCGCTCGCGATATTGCTGGGCGATGAGCGCGACCACGGCACCCAGCGAGGCCTGGCGGTGCTGATAGCGGGTCGAGACATGCTCGGCCAGGCATACCCGCAGCTGATCGGCCTGGAATGGCGATTCGACCTCGATCCAGGCGCTACCCGTGGGCAGGCCCAACATATCGGCATGGAACCGGCGCGGGTTCAGCGTGGCCGAGAACAGCACCGTCGAACGAGCCTGTTCTAACCTTGGCGCGAGGAAGGGCGCTGGAACCACATTGCGCAGGCACAGCATCGAACGCTTGGTCTTGCCGCGGCCAGTTGCGGGTAACAGGCTGATATCGAACAACGAATGCTCGCCGAACTGTTCGGCGATCCGGCAGAAATGCATGGCATCGAAATAGGCCCGTTGCAGCTCTGCATCCAGCCCGCCGGGCTGTTCGCCAAGGTAATCGGTGACGGCGCTGACGGCCTGTTGCAGCGCGCCGAGCAGCTTGAGCGGCAACTCGGGCTGCACCTGATAATTAGCCAGCTGCTCGCGATGCAGGTCGTTCCAGCAGCGCTGTACCCGACCCAGCGGGCGTTTCAAGGGCGCCGGCGCCTTGCCGCCGAGACCGGCAAAGACCCGCTGATCGAGCTCGGCGCTGTACATGCCGCGCGCGCGTTCGAGCAGGTTGTGCGCTTCGTCCACCAGCACGCTGATACGCCAGTCATTGTTGAGCGTCAGGCCGTAGAGCAGGGCGCTGATGTCGAAATAGTAGTTGTAGTCGCCGACCACGGCGTCCGCCCAGCGCGCCAGCTCCTGGCTGAGGTAATAGGGGCAGACCTGATGGGCGAGGGCGACCTCTCGTAGGGCCGCTTGGTCGAGCATGCTGTGCTGCAATGCCGCTGCTCGGGCCGCGGGCAAACGATCATAGAAACCCTTCGCCAACGGGCAGGATTCGCCGTGACAGGCCTTGTCCGGGTGCTCGCAGGCCTTGTCACGTGCGATCAACTCGAGCACACGCAATTCACCCGCGCCGTTGCGCTGTAGCGTTTGCAGTGCATCCAGCGCCAGGCGGCGACCGGAGGTCTTGGCAGCGAGAAAGAACAGCTTGTCGAGCTGCTGGCCGGGAAACGCCTTGAGCTGCGGAAACAGCGTGCCCAGGGTCTTGCCGATACCGGTCGGCGCTTGCGCCATGAGCGTGGTGCCGGTACAGGCTGCCTTGTACACCGCCTCGGCGAGTTGCCGCTGGCCGGTGCGGAAATCGGCATGAGGAAAACCCAGCGCGGTGAGCGCCTGATTGCGCGCGTCGCGATGGGCCAGTTCCTGTTCGGCCCAGTCGAGAAACGCCTGACACTGGGTTTCGAAAAAAAGGCGCAGGCTCTGTGCTCCGTGGCGTTCGACGAAGAGGGTTTCCTTGTGGCTGGCGACGTCGAAATAGACCAGTGCCAGCTCGACCTCGTCGAGCTGGCGCGTCTGACACAGCAGCCAGCCGTAGATCTTCGCCTGCGCCCAGTGCAATTGCCGATGGTTGGCCGGCTGACGTTCCAGATCCCCGCGGAAGGTTTTGATTTCTTCCAGGCGGTTCCGCGCCGGGTCGTAGCCATCGGCGCGGCCGCGCACCATGAGTTTTCCGTATTGGCCCTCCAGAGCCACTTCACGTTCGCAGCCCTCGCCGCGCCTGGCGCTGACCTGGGCGTGGCCGGCGATGCCTTCCAGCGCGGTGGGCGAGGGTGTGAAGCGCAGGTCCAGATCGCCGACCTTGGCGGTGAATTCGCAGAGCGCGCGCACCGCGACCCGATAGCTCACGCCATGACCTCAGCCCATTGCACATGGCAGACCGCAATCGGCAGACCGTGCTGATGGGCGTAATCGATCCAGCGCTTCTGGTTGTCCTGCAGGCGATCGCCCGGGCCTTTCACCTCGATCATCCGGTAGCGGCGTTCTTCGGGCCACAGCTGGATGAGGTCCGGCAGGCCAGTACGATTGCCGCAAACATCAGCGAGGATGCGCTGAAACATCAGCTTCAGATGCGCGGCGGGAATGCACGTCAGGGCATGGGTCAACAGCTTCTCGTCGAGCAGCCCCCAGGCAACGAACGCGTTATGAATGCCGAGCTTTGCCTGGAAGGTGCGCCAGATGCAGTCGCGGTAGTCGTCACTGTCCAGACAGGCCAGGCATGCGGCAAACAGATCGGCGCGCCGTTGTTGAAAATCCGCACGATTCAGATCAGCCGGCGCCCAGTGAAAAGGGTGGAAGAACGCACCGGGAAGCGGTGCGAAGATCGCGTCCCAACAAAGCAGGCCGAACAACGAGCCGACTAGGGCATTCTCGACGTAGTAGACGGGCGCGTCTGGCGTCGACAGGCGCTCGCGCACCGCATGCTCGACGCTACAGCCGGTCCGGGGCAGGACCAGATCGAGCTGCTCCGGCTTGCGGCTGAGTGAGCGCATCGTAGGAAAGCCAAGGCTGCGCTGCAGGCGCGGCTTGATTCGCTGCAGTTGCTGCAGCTCGTGCTCACTCTGCGGCGCAGCCTGCGCCTGATCTAGCAGCTCCAGCGCTGCTGCAGGCTGGCCACAGCGTTCGAGCACACGAATCGCTCGCTCGCGAGCACCGGGATAGCCATTGGAGGCATGCAGACGCAGGGCTTCTGCCAGGTCACCGATGCGCTCGAACTGTTGGGCGATACGCAGCAGCAGCTTGCCGCGGCGACTCTCCAGCCAGGCGTTGGCATAAGGCACCTCGGGCACGTCGGCCAGCACATCGCTCAATGGCTCGCCGGTATCGAAACGCTCGCGGCAACGATGTAGATGCAGATAGGCATCCAGCTCGGTGCGACAGTTGAAGGCACGTGAGCTGGGCGAGAAGACGACCTGCTCGTAACGATAGATGCCAAGGTCAGCCAGAACGAACTCCGACCAGTCCTGATGGATGTTGCCGAAGAACAGCAAACGCAGGCGCTCACACAGATCGTCTATGCATAACGCGAATACAGCGTCTTCGATCTGGCTGCACCACGCCTGAAACGGCCTGGCCATCTGGTGGGCGGCGCGCAGCTTCTCCAGCAGTTCGGCCTTGCGCAGGCTGGCTGATGCAGGCGCCCCAAACACCTGCAGCAGCTCGCCTTTGGTCAGCAAAGCGAACAGCTGCTCGAGCGTCAGGGCCGAAGATGCATCGACCCACCCCTGATCGATCAATGGCTCGACTGCGTGCCGCGAACAGCCAATCTCCGGATAGCGCAGCTTGCTTGCCCGAAACAGCATGCCCTTGCGCATGACCATGCGTACCAGCAGTGCCTGGGAAGGCTGCGGTAGCAGGGCAAAACGATCAATAAACGCCAGCTCGGTCTCATCCAGCAGATCACTGTGGTGACGGCTCACCCAGGCCAGAACCTGTTGGAAGTTTTCGAGGTAGTAGAAGGGATTTTCCAGAGCCTGACGCATTGCACATCCGCTGCAGCTGGGGCGCGCGCGGCCCACTCAAAGACTGGCTATTTATACAGCTTGAGCGGCATTTGGCAATTGTCCGGTGATAAGCGGAAGCCTCACGGACAACAGCAGGCGGCTGAGCGCCGCCTGTTGTGAAGTCGCGAGCTCAGACCGTGCGCGAAAAACGACCGCGCTGATCGCCGCCGAGGTAGGCGTCGAACGCCATGGCGACATTGCGCATCATCAGCTGCCCCTGCGGCAGCAGGACCAGTGCGTCGTCGTGCAGCTCGACCAGGCCATCGGCAACCGGTTCGGCAAGCTTTGCCAGCGAATCGGCGAAATATTCCCGGAAATCGATGCCATGTTTCTGTTCGATCTGGCGGTAGTCGACGCGGCTATGGCACATCAGCGAAACGATCACGTCACGGCGCAGGCAGTCGTCGTCGCTCAGTTTGTAGCCGCGGTGCACAGGTAGCATGCCGTCGTTGAGCCGCGCGTAGTATTGCGAAAGCTCCTTGACGTTTTGGCTGTAGCTGTCGGCGACCTTGCCTATGGAGGAAATGCCCAGGCCAATCAGGTCGCAATCGGCATGGGTCGAATAACCCTGGAAGTTGCGTTGCAGCGTGCCGTTGGCACGCGCCAGGGCCAGCTCATCTTCCGGCAGGGAGAAGTGATCCATACCGATATAGATGTAGCCGGCGGCGGTAAGGCGCTGGATGGTCAACTCCAGCAGCTCGAGCTTGCGCTCCGGCGGCGGCATGTCCTCTGGGCGAATCAGCTTCTGCGCTCGCACCAGCTCAGGCAGGTGGGCGTAGCTGTAAGCCGCGATGCGATCGGGGCGGATGTCGATGATCTTGTCCAGCGTGGTGTCGAAGCTGGCCACCGTCTGCAGCGGCAAGCCGTAAATCAAGTCGACGCTGATGGACTTGAATTGCGCATCACGCGCGGCCTGTACCAGCTCGCGGGTCTGCTCTTCGGTCTGGATGCGATTGACGGCGATCTGCACCTGCTCGTCGAAATCCTGCACGCCGAAACTCAGCCGGTTGAAGCCCAGTTTGCGCAGACCGTGAATCTGCTCAGGCGTGACGGTGCGCGGGTCGACTTCCAGCGAGAACTCGTGGTTGTCGCTGTCATCCATGTTGAACGCCTGATGCAGGCTCGCCATCAGGTCGGCCAGCTGCTCGCTGGTGAAGTAGGTAGGTGTGCCACCGCCGAGGTGCAGCTGAGTGAGCTTGCGCGAACGATCGAAGAGTTCGCCCTGCATGGCGATTTCGCGCTTGAGATACTCAAGGTACTCGACCGCGCGATCGGTCTTGTGGGTGATGATCTTGTTGCAAGCGCAGTAGTAGCAAAGGCTCTTGCAGAACGGGATATGGATGTACACCGACAGCGGCTTGGGCGTTTGCGCCTGATTGCTGCGTGCGGCGGCGGCACGGTAATCATCCTGGGCGAAGGCCTGGTGGAACTGCGGGGCAGTGGGGTAGGAGGTGTAGCGCGGACCGGGACGGTCGTATTTCTCGACCAGGGCGCGGTCGAAGCTCGGCAGTTGGTCCATGTTCGTTGTCACCTAAGGTTGAATTCGGAGTCATGCGCGGAATGCGGTGTCACCTCTTGGATGTCCGCCTCCGGCAGGTCATGGGCGCGGATTATGGACGATTCGCTTCTTCGCGCCGACTGTCTCAGATCAAGAATAGCGCCCCGGCGGCACTCCAAACCGCACCGTTTGGCGATTCGAAGTGCGCACGGGGCGCGGCCGTGGAGGCAACGCCGTGGTGGTCAGAGCTTGAACTGGCCGACCAGGCGATTCAGCTCAGTCGCCAGACGCACCAATTCGTCGCTGATCTCCGAGGTCTGCGTTGCGTCGGCGGACGTGGTATCGGCAATACGGCTAATGGTCGAGATATTGCGATTGATCTCTTCGGCAACCGAGCTTTGCTGCTCGGCGGCCGTTGCGATCTGGGTGTTCATCTCGTTGATGGTGCCGACCTCGCCGGCGATCAAGCCGAGGCTTTGTGCAGCTTTCTCGACGCATTCCGATCCCGAGCGGGCACGCAATTGTGCCTCCTTCATCGCCTGCACCGCATTGCGTACGCCGCTTTGCAGTTGCTCGATCATCGCCTGGATTTCTTCGGTGGATTTCTGTGTGCGCGAGGCTAGCGTGCGCACCTCATCGGCAACCACCGCAAATCCGCGACCCTGTTCGCCAGCCCGTGCGGCTTCGATCGCTGCGTTCAGGGCGAGCAGGTTGGTCTGCTCGGCGATGCCATTGATCACGCCGAGCACCATGTCGATGCTGGCGCTGTCGCTTTCGACGCGCTGGATGACCTGAGCCGCCTTCTCGATTTCGGCGATCAGCACTTCGATACCGTCGAGTGCCTCGGTGGCAACCTTCACGCCGGCCTTGGATTCACTGTCCGCGCCTGCAGACGCAGTAGCAGTCTGGCTGGCGTTACGTGCGACTTCCTGCACGGTTGCACTCATCTCGTTCATCGCCGAGGCGACCATGTCGGTTTCGCTGCGCTGCTCGTTGACGGCAGACAGCGTCTTCTCCGCCACATGGGAAACCCTTTCCGATACGTCGCTCAGTTGACGAGTGACTCCTGTGACTGCTTCCAGGCTATGGCGGAACTTGCCAATCATGTGATTGAAGGCATCGCCCATTGCACCGATCTCATCCTTCGCCCCTACGGCAACGCTACGGCTGAGGTCTTCATCTTTAGCCATGGAGTCCATGGTGTGGCGCATGGCATTGATACGGCGGATGATCACATGGCGCACGGTCATGCACATGACGACCACGCCGATGACCAGCAGCAGCAACTGAATCCCCGCACTGATAATGATGTTGCGGTCGACTTCCTCATCAAGAGCCTTTAGGTCATAGCTGATGCGCACGGCTCCCATGACTGCATTCTCGGCGCTTTGGTGACAGGTCAGGCAGTTGGTGCCGCGGTAGTCCGCATGAGCAAGAATTGGATTGATGACTGTGAGCACACGGCTGCCATCGCGCTTTTCTACCTCAATGATCTCTTCCCCGCTCAGTGCACGGCGGTCCAGAGCATCGGCGGGGGCCTGGTGGTCATAGCCGGGGCCGAATACCTTTGTGATTTCGTCGCTGCGGATGATGCGCGCATCAATGACGCCTGGTCGTGCAAGGATTTTGTTCCGCAGCACCTCTCGCTGGGCCATGGTGCCAGTGAGCATCATGGTGTTGATGCTATCGAAATAGGAGTCGGCGGCATCCTTGGTCTGCTGCTCGACAACCTGCAGCACAAGTCGCTTCTCCGTGCTGGCCGCGAAAAACAGCGAGGCGGACATGATCGCAACCAGCACCAGTACGAGCGCCAGATTGATCTTTGTCTGTACGGACATTTGTCGAGAGGCAGAACTGTTGTTCATGGGTTTCCTTAGTACTACTGCCACACGGAGGTAGCGGTCATTACGCACTCGTTTTTACGGGTTCTCTTCGACGCAGCGGCAAGCCGGACAATCTGAAAGTCATATCGGCGGGCCAAACGAATTCTTGAAGTCATCGCGAATGATAGCCATGCGCCATTATTTGGGCGGGCCATGGTATGGCTTTCCAGCAGAGGAAGATCGCCATTGGCGACCAATAACAGCGCTATCACCGGTTTTACTGATTTAGGTCAGTAACGCTTACACCTTTCGGGTGCGAAGACTGCTATCAAAGCGTAATAGCCAATTGGCAGAGTTATGTATCTATAGTTGTGCGTCATTTTCGAAGCATGAATCCACGGTAGTGCCGGCATAGCTTTACAGAATGACGAAGCCCGATTAGCGTTGCGGCGCCGTCTGAGCGAAGTTGTGCGGCAGGCATATTTTCTGCATTCGTCCGTTGCGCTTGCTGCGAACCCCTGTGGAAAAAGATGGTCGTAGGCTCTACGCCGGCAAGACCGGGCAACACTGCAAGGCAGCTGCTGTTCTCGATGGCAGTGCATCGACTGGAACCTTTATTTCAAGGACTCACATGATCAAGAAATGCCTTTTTCCCGCTGCCGGATATGGCACACGTTTTCTTCCTGCAACCAAAGCCATGCCCAAGGAAATGCTGCCGGTGGTGAACAAGCCCCTGATTCAGTACGGGGTTGAAGAGGCACTGGCGGCTGGACTCAACCAGATCGCGATCGTTACCGGACGTGGCAAGCGTTCGCTGGAAGACCATTTCGACATCAGCTACGAGCTGGAACATCAGATCCGCAACACCGACAAGGAAAAGTACTTGGTCGGTATTCGCCGCCTGATCGACGAATGCAGCTTCTCCTACACCCGCCAGGTGGAGATGAAAGGCCTTGGCCACGCTATTCTCAGCGGTCGCCCGCTGATCGGTGACGAGCCTTTCGCCGTGGTGCTCGCGGATGACCTGTGCATCAACCTGGACGGCGACCCCGTACTGGCCCAGATGGTCAAGCTCTACAACCAGTTCCGTTGCTCGATCGTGGCGATCCAGGAAGTCCCGCCGGAAGAGACCAGCAAGTACGGCGTAATCGCCGGCGAGATGATCCGCGACGACATCTTCCGCGTGAGTCACATGGTCGAGAAACCCAAGCCGGAAGACGCGCCTTCTAACCTGGCGATCATTGGCCGTTACATTCTCACCCCGGACATCTTCGATCTGATCGAACAGACCGAGCCGGGCAAGGGCGGCGAAATCCAGATCACCGACGCGCTGATGCGTCAGGCTCAAGATGGTTGCGTGCTGGCGTACAAGTTCAAGGGCCAGCGCTTCGACTGTGGTAGCGCCGAAGGCTACATCGCAGCGACCAACTTCTGCTACGAGCACTTCTACCTCACCGGAAAGGCGTTCTGACACTTGGAATCTGATGGGTCTTCCGCAGGGCGAGCTTCACACCGCTTCGCTACCTGATGCGGGAAACTGCGGACCAGGATCCTTACAAAAGCCACCTTCGGGTGGCTTTTGCGTTTCAGGGGGAGGGTATGTCCTCGGCGCCAGGCCCGAGTGGTTGTCCGTAACTGAACTCGACATAGTTGCCCGCCGGGTCACGCAAACCACAGTAGTAGCCTACTGGGTAAGGCTCGTCGCGCGGCTCCCATATCAGACAGCCGGCCCTGCGCGCCATGTTGGCAATCGCATCCACTTCCTCCCGGCTAGCCAGCGCAAAGCCGAAATGGCTGTAGTCATCCGCCGCCAGCG
Encoded here:
- a CDS encoding VOC family protein, which gives rise to MRPTLTHLALHVPDLEACIEFYARFCGMHVFHERAGKGSRIVWMAEPGKEREFIFVIMPGGKDRSLAADDYSHFGFALASREEVDAIANMARRAGCLIWEPRDEPYPVGYYCGLRDPAGNYVEFSYGQPLGPGAEDIPSP